A single window of Undibacterium sp. 5I1 DNA harbors:
- a CDS encoding ATP-binding protein, which yields MKASLKSLTSSIIGQFTLATIMSSCLLVGGVLYDSSHTLKVAVLENVKSSIDQTSQILNLTVSTYASANDLETVRIFFHEMLDQNSQNGLTYLIVGNAEGRVLLTTLESVDTIPTPDTTNNLDVAALRGFIHIRSPLLLPGREVGFLQYGLSTKNLVDAATKEKTNSLIRTGLVMLSTMIVILLLGRRIAKRLNDLIRASKEIVSGRYERNVKVSGTDELAIMASNFNLMAEAVQTKIREITELNRTLETRVSQRTKELEEANRLLGKNFDQLKETQTQLIKSEKLASLGALVAGVSHELNTPIGNALTVSTTLSHKTGEVKQVYQHGQIKKSTLDEFLIAAEEAGDLLSKNLLRASELIISFKTVAVDQTSEQRRRFNLLQTMSELAVTLRPTLKKTKLIYEIQISEDILLDSYPGPLIQVITNLFNNAIVHAFEGRDIGVMSLSGGQDPTDPSFVVLTFKDDGIGIQQNNLEKIFDPFYTTKLGQGGSGLGLNICYNIVEGLLGGHISVSSELGVGTQFKIRIPSSAPHKTIIAELS from the coding sequence ATGAAAGCCAGTTTGAAAAGCCTCACTTCTTCAATTATTGGTCAATTCACTTTGGCGACAATTATGTCGTCCTGTCTTTTAGTCGGTGGTGTTTTATACGATAGTAGTCATACTTTGAAAGTCGCTGTACTTGAAAACGTCAAATCCAGTATTGATCAGACATCTCAAATTCTTAACCTCACCGTATCGACCTACGCAAGTGCAAATGATTTAGAAACAGTACGCATTTTTTTCCATGAAATGCTGGATCAAAACTCACAAAATGGATTGACCTATCTGATTGTTGGCAATGCAGAAGGCCGGGTTTTACTCACTACCCTGGAGTCTGTCGACACCATCCCCACACCTGACACGACAAATAACTTAGATGTCGCTGCACTACGCGGATTTATTCATATACGAAGCCCATTGCTATTACCTGGTAGAGAAGTTGGCTTTTTACAATATGGTTTGTCCACCAAAAATCTGGTTGATGCAGCGACCAAAGAAAAGACCAATTCGCTCATCCGGACGGGTCTGGTCATGCTAAGCACAATGATTGTTATTTTGTTGCTAGGGCGACGTATCGCCAAACGCTTAAATGATTTGATACGAGCCAGTAAGGAAATCGTATCTGGGCGTTATGAACGCAATGTCAAAGTGTCCGGCACCGATGAGCTGGCGATTATGGCAAGCAACTTCAATCTTATGGCTGAGGCAGTGCAAACAAAAATTCGGGAGATCACAGAATTAAATCGGACATTAGAAACCCGCGTATCACAACGGACTAAAGAATTGGAGGAAGCCAATCGCCTGCTGGGGAAGAATTTTGATCAACTGAAAGAGACTCAGACTCAGTTGATCAAATCAGAGAAATTAGCCAGCCTCGGCGCTCTGGTGGCGGGTGTATCACACGAGCTGAATACTCCGATTGGTAACGCTTTAACCGTCTCAACAACCTTGTCACATAAAACGGGCGAGGTAAAACAAGTCTATCAACATGGACAAATAAAAAAATCAACCTTGGACGAATTTTTAATAGCTGCCGAAGAGGCTGGGGACTTATTAAGCAAAAATTTACTCCGCGCATCGGAATTAATCATCAGTTTTAAAACAGTAGCCGTCGATCAGACGAGCGAACAGCGCAGGCGATTTAATTTGCTGCAAACGATGAGCGAACTCGCCGTTACCCTAAGACCAACACTAAAAAAAACGAAGCTAATTTATGAGATTCAGATTAGTGAGGATATTTTATTGGACAGCTATCCTGGCCCTTTAATTCAGGTGATTACCAACCTGTTTAATAATGCGATTGTCCATGCGTTTGAAGGAAGAGACATTGGCGTGATGAGCTTAAGCGGCGGACAAGATCCGACCGATCCCTCATTTGTAGTGTTGACTTTTAAAGACGATGGAATCGGTATCCAACAAAATAATCTGGAGAAAATTTTTGACCCGTTCTATACCACCAAATTAGGTCAGGGAGGATCGGGGCTTGGTTTAAATATTTGCTACAACATTGTTGAGGGTTTGTTGGGCGGACATATTTCTGTAAGCTCAGAATTGGGTGTTGGAACGCAGTTCAAGATTCGAATACCAAGCAGTGCACCGCATAAAACAATCATTGCTGAACTGAGCTAA
- a CDS encoding methyl-accepting chemotaxis protein: protein MDFFLKPSIALMQRLRLFPKFVLVAVLFAVPVILVTGLLINELDKSISFTEQERLGLQQIRKIHELSKLAQQHRALRRLALAGNAAASDNASKIQNALSAKLKTNLDPISTSQLTTGQLKTPASESENAVSKIKQSWLDIVRKLTSSKASESYADHTVLIDQLNKLSTTIANHSKLSLDPEVDTYYLIGLFAKTFPELAEGIFDIASRGAPYIDTGLLEANEDVLLNADVMLAKRDIARIPAQFEAMFQENPTFKTQLKNPQELLANNLAFLERAKNEILNTLNQTSGTEFLAAGSKSAEGLYDYADAAADLLDVTLTARIDRAIFHRNILLGLSLIGLLVSAYLLAGFYASFSQEVRKLSASVASVAGGDLTTSIDSQGTDEVAQLLHAFDLMRINLATLVNNIRHGTEAIASASSEIAHGNADLSTRTEQQAGSLEETSASMEELTNAVKQNAASAEHANQNAVTASAVAKDGGIAVAEVINTMAAIQQSSKRINDIIGVIDGIAFQTNILALNAAVEAARAGEQGRGFAVVASEVRNLAQRSASAAKEIKVLITTSVEQVGVGSRQVTAAEHTMAHIVTAIHSMADNMSEITTASVEQRSGIEQVNQALGQMDDITQQNAALVEQAAAAAQSMHDQALHLAKAVSAFKTAGMMEKESHDAFAKTDQHPYTTNSSVRLRQKNSSAPSSMSIRVSARDQKTA from the coding sequence ATGGATTTTTTTCTAAAACCGTCAATTGCACTAATGCAGCGATTACGTCTATTCCCTAAGTTTGTCTTGGTGGCCGTGTTATTTGCTGTTCCGGTTATCCTCGTCACTGGATTGCTGATCAATGAACTAGATAAATCAATTTCGTTCACCGAGCAAGAGCGTCTGGGCTTACAGCAGATACGAAAAATTCATGAACTAAGCAAACTAGCCCAACAACATCGTGCGCTGCGCCGTCTGGCACTCGCAGGCAATGCGGCAGCTAGTGATAATGCCTCTAAAATCCAAAATGCGTTGAGCGCAAAGTTAAAGACTAATTTAGACCCAATAAGCACATCGCAACTAACAACTGGACAACTGAAAACCCCAGCGTCTGAGTCAGAAAATGCTGTTAGCAAAATTAAACAATCATGGCTTGATATAGTGCGCAAGCTGACGTCCTCGAAGGCTAGCGAGAGTTATGCTGACCATACCGTATTGATTGATCAGTTAAATAAGTTATCGACCACGATTGCCAATCACTCCAAACTGAGCCTGGATCCAGAGGTAGATACTTATTATTTAATTGGATTATTTGCCAAAACCTTCCCTGAGTTAGCTGAAGGAATTTTTGACATTGCTAGCAGAGGTGCGCCATATATTGATACTGGTTTATTAGAAGCGAATGAGGATGTTTTACTCAATGCCGACGTGATGCTTGCTAAGCGTGATATCGCTCGCATCCCTGCGCAATTTGAGGCTATGTTCCAGGAAAATCCTACTTTTAAAACACAGTTAAAAAATCCACAAGAGCTACTGGCAAATAATCTTGCGTTTTTGGAGCGTGCAAAAAATGAAATTTTAAATACGCTGAATCAAACTTCTGGTACCGAGTTTTTAGCTGCGGGAAGCAAAAGTGCAGAAGGCTTGTATGACTATGCTGACGCGGCGGCAGATTTGTTAGATGTGACGCTGACGGCACGTATTGACCGAGCCATTTTTCATCGCAATATATTGTTGGGGCTAAGCCTCATAGGATTATTAGTATCTGCCTATTTATTGGCGGGATTCTATGCCTCGTTCTCGCAAGAAGTCAGAAAACTCAGCGCCTCAGTCGCCAGTGTTGCGGGTGGTGACTTGACCACGTCGATTGATTCCCAAGGCACCGACGAAGTCGCGCAATTACTGCACGCATTTGATCTGATGCGCATCAATTTAGCGACACTAGTTAATAATATCCGGCATGGCACTGAAGCAATCGCCAGTGCCTCCAGCGAGATTGCACATGGCAATGCCGATCTCTCTACGCGTACCGAGCAGCAAGCCGGATCATTGGAAGAAACTTCAGCCTCCATGGAAGAATTAACCAATGCCGTTAAACAAAACGCCGCAAGCGCAGAACATGCAAATCAAAACGCAGTCACGGCAAGCGCCGTCGCTAAAGATGGCGGAATAGCGGTCGCCGAAGTTATCAATACGATGGCAGCAATTCAGCAATCATCCAAACGTATTAATGACATCATCGGGGTAATTGACGGTATCGCTTTTCAAACTAATATTTTGGCGCTAAATGCCGCAGTCGAAGCAGCACGTGCCGGAGAACAAGGACGGGGATTTGCGGTAGTCGCCAGCGAGGTGCGCAACCTGGCACAACGCTCTGCCAGTGCGGCTAAAGAAATAAAGGTGTTGATCACGACATCGGTAGAACAAGTCGGGGTCGGTAGTCGGCAAGTGACAGCGGCAGAACATACGATGGCGCATATCGTCACGGCTATTCACAGCATGGCCGATAACATGAGCGAGATCACTACCGCCAGTGTGGAGCAGCGTTCAGGCATTGAACAAGTCAATCAGGCGCTAGGGCAAATGGATGATATTACCCAGCAAAATGCGGCCTTAGTCGAGCAAGCCGCCGCGGCGGCACAAAGCATGCACGATCAAGCTTTGCATCTAGCCAAAGCCGTCTCTGCATTTAAAACCGCAGGTATGATGGAGAAAGAATCTCATGATGCTTTTGCAAAAACTGACCAACACCCATACACGACCAATAGCTCGGTGAGATTACGTCAAAAAAATAGTTCTGCACCAAGCTCAATGTCAATTAGGGTAAGTGCAAGAGATCAAAAAACAGCCTAG
- a CDS encoding tetratricopeptide repeat protein — protein sequence MPSPIHHFRLASSLLVLATGFSLSACQIESNNPFNNQVSTQLDKQVNSAEIESTGMLAMHGRQAKAETQLRLWAEAGMPVAQRELALLYMTRPAQRSAAMALFEQAANGGDAEAAFQLGELYRLPHVDHPSDFSKAWSWYQKAAEGNSPNAALMLARMAKNGEGVIRDDVLAVKWLTIASDLGSPQAMFLLSNAYLAGQGVKANPSKARELLEMSAKLDYPVAIHALAMALQGGDMQIPKDDIRAGHLLKEATEERHNNWNNL from the coding sequence ATGCCCTCACCTATTCACCACTTCCGGCTCGCATCGTCGCTTTTAGTTTTAGCTACGGGCTTTAGCTTATCTGCCTGCCAGATCGAATCGAATAACCCCTTCAATAATCAAGTCAGTACGCAACTAGACAAGCAAGTCAATTCGGCAGAGATAGAATCGACCGGTATGCTGGCCATGCATGGCAGACAAGCCAAAGCAGAAACGCAGTTACGACTATGGGCAGAAGCAGGTATGCCTGTCGCCCAACGAGAATTAGCTTTGCTGTATATGACACGCCCCGCACAACGTTCAGCAGCAATGGCATTATTTGAGCAAGCGGCAAATGGTGGTGATGCCGAGGCGGCGTTTCAGTTAGGTGAGTTATATCGCCTGCCGCATGTAGATCATCCCAGCGATTTTTCTAAGGCATGGTCCTGGTACCAAAAAGCAGCAGAAGGCAACAGCCCCAACGCCGCACTTATGCTGGCACGTATGGCAAAAAATGGAGAAGGCGTTATACGTGATGACGTCTTAGCCGTAAAGTGGCTGACGATTGCGAGCGATCTTGGGAGCCCGCAAGCGATGTTTTTATTATCGAATGCCTACCTCGCAGGTCAAGGCGTCAAAGCCAATCCAAGCAAAGCCCGCGAGCTACTAGAAATGTCGGCAAAACTGGATTACCCGGTTGCGATTCACGCCTTGGCGATGGCCTTGCAAGGCGGCGACATGCAAATCCCCAAGGATGATATTCGTGCTGGTCACTTACTCAAAGAAGCGACTGAAGAACGACATAACAACTGGAATAATCTTTAA
- a CDS encoding bifunctional 2',3'-cyclic-nucleotide 2'-phosphodiesterase/3'-nucleotidase — translation MTFKFATNLTLNVAPKLTRLTPIAAAIATLTIGLAGCGSTTPSLPSVAEGTTLQIGLLETTDIHSNVLSYNYYSLAADTSLGLERTSTLIQSARAENPNNVLLDDGDVIQGTLLGDYQAVAAPITCSSTLAVHKVMNGLQFDGGGMGNHEFNYGLGFLSQITNTDFGVTGVSKPAGTCGAPNFPVVLTNVNSVSSQKPIFQPYAVLPKQFTATAPDGSKVSVKLNIGIMSFVPPQIMDWDQKNLAGKVYVNGVQESAKQYVPELRSKGADLVVALSHGGLDATAYSPKMENGSLYLANTGIDALMIGHAHLIFPKGKEIGAAALDPSFTAFPASANVDAVNGFVNGVPTVMAQSWGRRLGIIKMTLIFQGGKWVVQPAKTTVESRGFKYLDGNNIVDADAKIAPLVATEHAATIAYAKQPLGVSTDFEMSSYFSLVGDVSAIQLVNQAQLDYVKNFIASSTDATLASYKNIPVISCSAPFKAGRNGPTDFTDVAPGAAPASTFALQVRNPGDLYLYSNNNLQAVKIKGADLKNWLETSAKQFAQIDITKAAEQDLVPSYSTIYNYDVFYAENNALQYQIDVTKPAGSRIAKLTYLGKTVADTDDFIVATNDYRAGGGGNFPGIDGSKTIIKSPDANQTVVSNYLQKLGTQTGKVSLASNGSAKSWSFVKTATAGPVILRSSPGHLALAKNAGLNLVTLEGGLDASGFSKYTIDLSK, via the coding sequence ATGACTTTTAAATTTGCAACGAATTTAACTCTGAATGTAGCGCCAAAGTTAACTCGCTTAACTCCCATCGCTGCAGCGATTGCCACACTGACCATCGGTCTGGCGGGTTGCGGTAGCACTACCCCATCCTTACCAAGCGTTGCAGAAGGTACGACCTTGCAAATTGGCTTGCTGGAAACGACCGATATTCATTCTAACGTTCTCAGCTATAACTATTATTCCTTAGCCGCCGATACCAGTCTTGGCTTAGAGCGTACATCCACTTTGATTCAATCTGCCCGTGCAGAAAATCCAAACAATGTTTTGCTAGATGACGGTGATGTTATTCAGGGCACCTTGCTAGGCGACTATCAGGCGGTAGCCGCACCGATCACTTGCAGCTCTACGCTGGCCGTGCATAAAGTCATGAATGGCTTACAGTTTGACGGTGGCGGCATGGGCAATCATGAATTTAATTATGGCCTTGGTTTCTTAAGTCAAATCACGAATACTGATTTTGGTGTTACCGGCGTGTCCAAACCTGCTGGCACTTGCGGCGCACCTAACTTCCCGGTGGTTCTGACCAACGTAAATAGCGTCTCCAGCCAAAAACCGATTTTTCAACCGTACGCAGTATTGCCTAAGCAATTCACCGCGACAGCGCCGGATGGCAGTAAAGTCAGCGTCAAACTTAACATTGGCATCATGAGTTTTGTCCCGCCACAAATTATGGATTGGGATCAAAAAAATCTGGCTGGAAAAGTCTATGTCAATGGCGTACAAGAATCCGCCAAACAATACGTGCCTGAATTGCGTAGCAAAGGTGCTGATTTAGTCGTCGCACTCTCGCATGGTGGCTTAGACGCTACTGCTTATAGCCCTAAAATGGAAAACGGTAGCCTCTACTTAGCCAACACCGGGATTGATGCATTGATGATCGGTCATGCTCACTTAATCTTCCCAAAAGGGAAAGAAATTGGAGCCGCAGCGCTTGACCCTTCTTTCACTGCATTCCCTGCCAGCGCCAATGTGGATGCCGTCAATGGTTTCGTCAATGGTGTACCAACGGTGATGGCGCAAAGCTGGGGCCGTCGTCTAGGCATCATCAAAATGACCTTAATCTTCCAAGGTGGCAAATGGGTAGTCCAACCTGCTAAAACGACGGTTGAATCACGTGGCTTTAAATACCTCGACGGTAACAATATCGTCGACGCTGACGCTAAGATTGCGCCATTGGTCGCCACTGAACATGCAGCCACTATTGCCTATGCCAAACAACCGCTTGGTGTAAGTACTGATTTTGAAATGTCGTCTTATTTCTCTCTGGTCGGTGACGTCAGTGCCATCCAATTGGTCAATCAGGCGCAGCTTGATTATGTAAAAAACTTTATCGCTAGCAGCACCGATGCAACCTTGGCTAGTTACAAAAATATCCCGGTGATTTCTTGCAGTGCACCGTTTAAAGCAGGACGCAACGGACCAACTGACTTTACTGATGTAGCGCCGGGTGCAGCGCCTGCTTCAACATTTGCTTTGCAAGTGCGTAATCCTGGTGATCTGTATTTGTATAGCAATAATAATTTGCAGGCAGTCAAAATCAAGGGCGCTGATCTTAAAAATTGGCTAGAAACATCAGCCAAACAATTTGCGCAAATTGACATCACAAAAGCCGCAGAACAAGATCTGGTGCCGTCTTACTCTACGATTTATAACTACGATGTATTCTATGCCGAGAACAATGCACTGCAATACCAAATTGACGTGACTAAGCCAGCAGGAAGCCGCATTGCCAAGTTAACTTATCTGGGTAAAACAGTCGCAGATACCGATGATTTTATCGTTGCAACCAACGATTATCGTGCTGGTGGTGGTGGTAATTTCCCTGGTATTGACGGCAGCAAAACTATAATCAAATCACCAGATGCCAATCAAACTGTGGTCAGTAATTATTTACAAAAACTGGGCACACAAACGGGCAAAGTGAGTTTAGCCAGCAACGGTAGCGCGAAAAGCTGGAGCTTCGTCAAAACCGCTACTGCGGGTCCAGTGATCCTACGCTCCTCACCTGGACATTTGGCACTAGCAAAAAATGCCGGTCTCAATCTGGTGACGCTTGAAGGTGGATTGGATGCCAGTGGCTTTAGTAAATATACGATTGATCTGAGTAAGTAA